A genomic region of Capra hircus breed San Clemente chromosome 21, ASM170441v1, whole genome shotgun sequence contains the following coding sequences:
- the KLHL28 gene encoding kelch-like protein 28 isoform X2, with amino-acid sequence MDHTSPTYMLANLTHLHSEQLLQGLNLLRQHHELCDVILRVGDVKIHAHKVVLASISPYFKAMFTGNLSEKENSEVEFQCIDETALQAIVEYAYTGTVFISQDTVESLLPAANLLQIKLVLKECCAFLESQLDPGNCIGISRFAETYGCHDLYLAATKYICQNFEAVCQTEEFFELTHADLDEIVSNDCLNVATEETVFYALESWIKYDVQERQKYLAQLLNSVRLPLLSVKFLTRLYEANHLIRDDRTCKHLLNEALKYHFMPEHRLSHQTVLMTRPRCAPKVLCAVGGKSGLFACLDSVEMYFPQNDSWIGLAPLNIPRYEFGICVLDQKVYVIGGIETNVRPGITIRKHENSVECWNPDTNTWTSLERMNESRSTLGVVVLAGELYALGGYDGQSYLQSVEKYIPKVRKWQPVAPMTTTRSCFAAAVLDGMIYAIGGYGPAHMSSVERYDPSKDSWEMVASMADKRIHFGVGVMLGFIFVVGGHNGVSHLSSIERYDPHQNQWTVCRPMKEPRTGVGAAVIDNYLYVVGGHSGSSYLNTVQKYDPISDTWLDSAGMIYCRCNFGLTAL; translated from the exons atGGACCACACATCCCCGACCTACATGCTTGCTAACTTAACCCACTTACATTCTGAACAACTTCTACAAGGCTTGAATCTTCTTCGTCAACATCACGAACTCTGTGACGTCATTCTTCGAGTAGGTGATGTTAAAATTCATGCTCACAAAGTGGTACTTGCCAGCATCAGCCCATATTTCAAAGCTATGTTCACTGGAAACCTCTCTGAAAAAGAGAACAGTGAAGTTGAGTTTCAGTGCATTGATGAGACTGCTCTCCAGGCCATTGTGGAATATGCCTATACAGGGACTGTTTTTATTTCACAAGACACAGTTGAATCTCTCCTTCCAGCAGCAAACCTACTGCAGATAAAACTTGTCCTGAAAGAATGTTGTGCATTTCTTGAAAGCCAACTTGATCCTGGTAATTGTATTGGAATTTCTCGTTTTGCAGAGACGTATGGTTGCCATGACCTTTATTTGGCAGCCACTAAATACATATGCCAGAATTTTGAAGCTGTTTGCCAGACTGAAGAGTTTTTTGAGCTCACTCATGCTGATTTGGATGAAATCGTTTCCAATGACTGTTTGAATGTAGctactgaagagactgttttttaTGCACTTGAGTCTTGGATCAAGTATGATGTCCAAGAACGCCAGAAGTACTTAGCTCAGCTACTTAACAGTGTGCGATTACCGTTGCTCAGTGTTAAGTTTCTCACTAGATTGTATGAAGCAAATCATCTTATTCGTGATGATCGCACTTGTAAACATCTTTTGAATGAAGCTCTGAAGTACCACTTTATGCCAGAACACAGACTGTCTCATCAGACAGTCTTGATGACACGACCTCGCTGTGCTCCCAAAGTACTCTGTGCAGTAGGAGGAAAATCTGGACTGTTTGCCTGTTTAGATAG TGTGGAGATGTACTTTCCTCAGAATGACTCTTGGATTGGTTTGGCTCCCCTAAACATTCCTCGCTATGAATTTGGAATATGCGTTTTAGACCAAAAAGTGTATGTTATAGGTGGTATTGAAACTAACGTGCGTCCTGGCATCACTATCAGAAAACATGAAAATTCAGTAGAATGCTGGAATCCTGATACAAATACCTGGACTTCTCTCGAGAGAATGAATGAGAGTCGAAGTACCCTTGGAGTAGTGGTACTTGCGGGAGAACTTTATGCTCTAGGTGGTTATGATGGACAGTCTTACTTGCAGTCTGTAGAGAAGTATATTCCCAAAGTAAGAAAGTGGCAACCTGTGGCCCCCATGACGACGACGAGAAGCTGTTTTGCTGCAGCGGTGCTGGATGGAATGATATATGCCATTGGAGGGTACGGTCCTGCCCACATGAGCAG TGTGGAGCGTTATGATCCAAGTAAAGACTCCTGGGAGATGGTTGCATCTATGGCAGATAAAAGGATTCACTTTGGTGTGGGTGTCATGCTAGGCTTTATTTTCGTGGTGGGTGGACATAATGGTGTTTCACATTTGTCAAGCATTGAAAGATACGATCCTCATCAAAATCAGTGGACTGTGTGCAGACCAATGAAAGAACCCAGAACAG
- the KLHL28 gene encoding kelch-like protein 28 isoform X1, with protein sequence MMDHTSPTYMLANLTHLHSEQLLQGLNLLRQHHELCDVILRVGDVKIHAHKVVLASISPYFKAMFTGNLSEKENSEVEFQCIDETALQAIVEYAYTGTVFISQDTVESLLPAANLLQIKLVLKECCAFLESQLDPGNCIGISRFAETYGCHDLYLAATKYICQNFEAVCQTEEFFELTHADLDEIVSNDCLNVATEETVFYALESWIKYDVQERQKYLAQLLNSVRLPLLSVKFLTRLYEANHLIRDDRTCKHLLNEALKYHFMPEHRLSHQTVLMTRPRCAPKVLCAVGGKSGLFACLDSVEMYFPQNDSWIGLAPLNIPRYEFGICVLDQKVYVIGGIETNVRPGITIRKHENSVECWNPDTNTWTSLERMNESRSTLGVVVLAGELYALGGYDGQSYLQSVEKYIPKVRKWQPVAPMTTTRSCFAAAVLDGMIYAIGGYGPAHMSSVERYDPSKDSWEMVASMADKRIHFGVGVMLGFIFVVGGHNGVSHLSSIERYDPHQNQWTVCRPMKEPRTGVGAAVIDNYLYVVGGHSGSSYLNTVQKYDPISDTWLDSAGMIYCRCNFGLTAL encoded by the exons atGGACCACACATCCCCGACCTACATGCTTGCTAACTTAACCCACTTACATTCTGAACAACTTCTACAAGGCTTGAATCTTCTTCGTCAACATCACGAACTCTGTGACGTCATTCTTCGAGTAGGTGATGTTAAAATTCATGCTCACAAAGTGGTACTTGCCAGCATCAGCCCATATTTCAAAGCTATGTTCACTGGAAACCTCTCTGAAAAAGAGAACAGTGAAGTTGAGTTTCAGTGCATTGATGAGACTGCTCTCCAGGCCATTGTGGAATATGCCTATACAGGGACTGTTTTTATTTCACAAGACACAGTTGAATCTCTCCTTCCAGCAGCAAACCTACTGCAGATAAAACTTGTCCTGAAAGAATGTTGTGCATTTCTTGAAAGCCAACTTGATCCTGGTAATTGTATTGGAATTTCTCGTTTTGCAGAGACGTATGGTTGCCATGACCTTTATTTGGCAGCCACTAAATACATATGCCAGAATTTTGAAGCTGTTTGCCAGACTGAAGAGTTTTTTGAGCTCACTCATGCTGATTTGGATGAAATCGTTTCCAATGACTGTTTGAATGTAGctactgaagagactgttttttaTGCACTTGAGTCTTGGATCAAGTATGATGTCCAAGAACGCCAGAAGTACTTAGCTCAGCTACTTAACAGTGTGCGATTACCGTTGCTCAGTGTTAAGTTTCTCACTAGATTGTATGAAGCAAATCATCTTATTCGTGATGATCGCACTTGTAAACATCTTTTGAATGAAGCTCTGAAGTACCACTTTATGCCAGAACACAGACTGTCTCATCAGACAGTCTTGATGACACGACCTCGCTGTGCTCCCAAAGTACTCTGTGCAGTAGGAGGAAAATCTGGACTGTTTGCCTGTTTAGATAG TGTGGAGATGTACTTTCCTCAGAATGACTCTTGGATTGGTTTGGCTCCCCTAAACATTCCTCGCTATGAATTTGGAATATGCGTTTTAGACCAAAAAGTGTATGTTATAGGTGGTATTGAAACTAACGTGCGTCCTGGCATCACTATCAGAAAACATGAAAATTCAGTAGAATGCTGGAATCCTGATACAAATACCTGGACTTCTCTCGAGAGAATGAATGAGAGTCGAAGTACCCTTGGAGTAGTGGTACTTGCGGGAGAACTTTATGCTCTAGGTGGTTATGATGGACAGTCTTACTTGCAGTCTGTAGAGAAGTATATTCCCAAAGTAAGAAAGTGGCAACCTGTGGCCCCCATGACGACGACGAGAAGCTGTTTTGCTGCAGCGGTGCTGGATGGAATGATATATGCCATTGGAGGGTACGGTCCTGCCCACATGAGCAG TGTGGAGCGTTATGATCCAAGTAAAGACTCCTGGGAGATGGTTGCATCTATGGCAGATAAAAGGATTCACTTTGGTGTGGGTGTCATGCTAGGCTTTATTTTCGTGGTGGGTGGACATAATGGTGTTTCACATTTGTCAAGCATTGAAAGATACGATCCTCATCAAAATCAGTGGACTGTGTGCAGACCAATGAAAGAACCCAGAACAG